Proteins from one Syntrophaceae bacterium genomic window:
- the murG gene encoding undecaprenyldiphospho-muramoylpentapeptide beta-N-acetylglucosaminyltransferase produces the protein MLIAGGGTGGHLFPGIAVAEEFLRRDRDHRVLFVGTERGLEKRVLPTLGYELATLDVEGVKGRGVARSLGALLKIPRSLLQAAAILRNFRPDVVLGVGGYASGPAVLAAALKRIPTAVAEQNALPGTTNKILGRFVDRVFVTFRESAGEFPARKVTVCGNPVRSAFLKERPAGEKRDERFGLLVFGGSQGARAINRAVEEALPLLGDLKDRLRIVHQTGGADAERMAAAYREQGFDAEVTPFIMDMSGAYDEADLLVCRAGATSLAEITVSGKASLLIPFPFAVADHQTWNARVLAGAGAADMVAEKELTGSLLAEKIRRFVEEPERLRIMEERSRSLGNPRAAADIVDALLSLAKPGTAAA, from the coding sequence ATGCTGATTGCCGGCGGCGGCACCGGGGGGCACCTCTTCCCGGGCATTGCCGTGGCGGAAGAATTCCTCCGGCGGGACCGGGATCACCGGGTCCTGTTCGTGGGTACGGAGCGGGGATTGGAGAAGCGGGTGCTGCCGACACTGGGTTATGAATTGGCGACACTGGACGTGGAAGGCGTCAAGGGAAGGGGAGTAGCCCGTTCCCTGGGGGCTCTCCTGAAGATCCCCCGTAGCCTGCTGCAGGCGGCAGCGATCCTCCGGAACTTCCGTCCCGACGTGGTCCTCGGCGTCGGGGGTTACGCCTCGGGTCCGGCGGTCCTGGCGGCGGCCCTGAAAAGAATCCCCACGGCGGTGGCGGAGCAGAACGCCCTGCCGGGAACGACCAACAAGATCCTGGGGCGGTTCGTCGACCGGGTGTTCGTCACCTTCCGCGAGTCCGCGGGGGAGTTTCCCGCCCGGAAGGTCACCGTGTGCGGAAACCCCGTCCGTTCGGCCTTCCTGAAGGAGAGGCCGGCAGGGGAAAAGAGGGATGAGCGGTTCGGGCTTCTCGTCTTCGGCGGCAGCCAGGGAGCCCGGGCGATCAACCGGGCCGTGGAAGAGGCCCTGCCCCTGCTCGGGGACCTGAAGGACCGGTTACGGATCGTTCATCAGACCGGCGGGGCCGACGCGGAGCGCATGGCGGCGGCCTACCGGGAGCAGGGGTTCGATGCCGAGGTCACCCCGTTCATCATGGACATGTCCGGGGCCTATGACGAGGCGGACCTCCTGGTGTGCCGGGCCGGCGCCACGTCCCTCGCGGAGATTACGGTGAGCGGGAAGGCGTCTCTCCTGATTCCCTTCCCCTTCGCCGTGGCGGACCATCAGACCTGGAACGCCCGGGTCCTGGCCGGGGCGGGGGCGGCGGACATGGTGGCCGAGAAGGAGCTGACGGGATCTCTCCTGGCGGAGAAGATCCGGCGGTTCGTCGAGGAGCCGGAGCGGCTCCGGATCATGGAGGAGCGGTCCCGCTCCCTGGGAAATCCCCGGGCGGCGGCGGATATCGTGGATGCCCTGCTTTCCCTGGCGAAACCGGGAACGGCGGCGGCGTAG
- a CDS encoding UDP-N-acetylmuramate--L-alanine ligase: protein MRRKIRTIHFVGIGGIGMSGIAEVLLNLGYAVRGSDVAASDITARLASLGADIFLGHNAANMGNADVVVTSTAVAPDNPEVVEAHRLGVPVIPRAEMLAELLKMKFSIAVSGTHGKTTTTSMISIVLAHAGLDPTMVIGGKLASIGSNAKMGDGEILVAEADESDKSFLKLSPCIAVITNIELEHVDHYRDLEEIKEAFLQFANIVPFYGATVLCSDDGNVRAILPGIHRRVITYGLGEEADYRASELSFNGSVSTYRLHVRGEDKGIVTLNVPGRFNILNSLATVAVARELDVDWDLLKAGMALYTGVGRRLEVKGTAGGVTVVDDYGHHPTEIRETLAAARHVWKGRFLVVFQPHRYSRTQGLFSEFTTAFPDADVLIVTDIYAASEKPIPGVHAAALCEAVREQGHPDVTYMKDFGEIVEHLARIVRPGDTVFTQGAGTVWRIGEALLKRLKP, encoded by the coding sequence ATGCGCCGGAAGATCCGGACGATCCACTTCGTGGGGATCGGCGGCATCGGGATGAGCGGCATCGCCGAGGTGCTCCTGAATCTCGGATATGCCGTGCGGGGCTCCGATGTGGCGGCCTCGGACATCACGGCCAGGCTGGCCTCCCTGGGGGCGGATATCTTTCTCGGCCACAACGCGGCCAACATGGGGAATGCCGATGTGGTCGTCACCTCCACGGCCGTGGCGCCGGACAATCCGGAGGTCGTCGAGGCGCACCGGCTTGGTGTGCCCGTGATCCCTCGGGCGGAGATGCTGGCGGAGCTCCTGAAGATGAAGTTTTCCATTGCCGTCTCGGGAACCCACGGGAAAACCACGACCACGTCCATGATATCCATTGTCCTGGCCCATGCCGGACTGGATCCGACCATGGTGATCGGCGGGAAGCTGGCCAGCATCGGCAGCAACGCGAAGATGGGAGACGGGGAGATCCTCGTCGCCGAGGCGGACGAGAGCGACAAGTCCTTCCTGAAGCTGTCGCCCTGTATCGCCGTCATCACGAACATCGAGCTGGAGCACGTGGACCACTACCGGGACCTGGAGGAGATCAAGGAAGCCTTCCTCCAGTTCGCCAACATCGTTCCCTTCTACGGGGCGACGGTGCTCTGTTCCGACGACGGGAACGTCCGGGCGATCCTGCCGGGAATCCACCGGCGCGTGATCACTTACGGACTCGGGGAGGAAGCCGATTACCGGGCCTCGGAGCTGTCCTTCAACGGCTCCGTCTCGACCTACCGGCTCCACGTCCGGGGGGAGGACAAGGGCATCGTGACCCTGAACGTTCCGGGCCGCTTCAATATCCTGAACTCCCTGGCGACCGTTGCGGTGGCGCGGGAGCTCGACGTCGACTGGGATCTCCTCAAGGCGGGAATGGCCCTGTACACGGGCGTTGGACGCCGGCTGGAGGTGAAGGGCACAGCGGGCGGCGTCACCGTGGTGGACGACTACGGGCATCACCCGACGGAGATCCGGGAGACCCTGGCGGCGGCCCGGCACGTCTGGAAAGGGAGGTTCCTCGTCGTCTTCCAGCCCCACCGGTACAGCCGGACCCAGGGCCTGTTCAGCGAGTTCACGACGGCCTTTCCCGATGCCGACGTCCTGATCGTCACGGACATTTACGCGGCCAGCGAGAAGCCCATCCCGGGCGTTCATGCGGCGGCCCTGTGCGAGGCTGTCCGGGAGCAGGGGCACCCGGATGTCACATACATGAAGGATTTCGGTGAGATCGTCGAGCACCTGGCGCGGATCGTCCGGCCGGGCGACACCGTATTCACCCAGGGAGCGGGGACGGTCTGGAGAATCGGCGAGGCGCTCCTGAAGCGGCTCAAGCCCTGA
- the murB gene encoding UDP-N-acetylmuramate dehydrogenase, translated as MDARFRDELAAAAGEVLFDEPLAPYTSMGVGGKAEALAFPSGEDALGRTVSLCRERGVAWFPAGNWTNLIVADEGWRGVVVALKNLRQVNLVRNAGGGARIEAGAGAPLAETVALAAREALTGLEFGAGIPGSVGGAVRMNAGAFGREMKDVVESVRLLDESGRFREAAGADLPFAYRNLDLPPGSVITGARFRLEEGNGAAVRRKIAEIMALRRQKHPLEHRSAGSVFKNPRGIPAGRLIEEAGLKGTRIGDAQVSEKHGNFIVNLGKARAGDVLALIDLVRERVREKTGVILETEVRIVGSPS; from the coding sequence ATGGACGCCCGATTCCGGGACGAACTGGCGGCGGCCGCCGGAGAGGTTCTCTTCGACGAGCCCCTTGCCCCCTACACCTCCATGGGGGTAGGTGGGAAGGCCGAAGCCCTGGCCTTTCCCTCCGGCGAGGACGCCCTGGGGCGGACCGTTTCCCTGTGCCGGGAGCGGGGGGTTGCCTGGTTCCCGGCGGGGAACTGGACGAACCTGATCGTCGCCGACGAGGGCTGGCGGGGGGTCGTGGTGGCTCTCAAGAACCTTCGTCAGGTCAATCTGGTCCGGAATGCCGGAGGCGGGGCGCGGATCGAGGCGGGGGCGGGGGCACCCCTGGCGGAGACGGTGGCCTTGGCCGCCCGGGAGGCATTGACGGGGCTGGAGTTCGGCGCCGGAATCCCAGGAAGCGTGGGCGGTGCCGTGCGGATGAATGCGGGGGCCTTCGGGCGGGAGATGAAGGACGTGGTGGAGAGCGTTCGACTGCTGGATGAAAGCGGGCGTTTCCGGGAAGCGGCAGGGGCGGACCTGCCCTTCGCTTACCGGAACCTTGACCTGCCTCCGGGGTCGGTCATCACGGGCGCCCGGTTCCGCCTGGAAGAAGGAAACGGGGCGGCGGTGCGCCGCAAAATCGCCGAGATCATGGCCCTCCGGCGGCAGAAGCATCCACTGGAGCACCGGAGCGCCGGGTCGGTCTTCAAGAATCCCCGGGGTATCCCGGCGGGGCGGCTGATCGAGGAGGCGGGCCTCAAGGGGACCCGCATCGGCGACGCCCAGGTCTCGGAGAAGCACGGGAATTTCATCGTCAACCTGGGGAAGGCGCGGGCCGGGGATGTCCTGGCCCTGATCGATCTGGTCCGGGAGCGCGTCCGGGAAAAGACCGGTGTGATCCTGGAAACGGAAGTTCGCATTGTGGGGAGTCCGTCGTGA
- a CDS encoding FtsQ-type POTRA domain-containing protein, whose amino-acid sequence MRTSLRNKLLTRRNRMQRTRGPFLREALSVLLLLSVVAVMSATAIGIFYGIVQAPYFGLRETVIRGCKEITEQEVLALAALRPSVSILAVNREKLARRVKQNPWVREVSVGLELPDRMVIQVHERLVRAIVKGKDGLYLMDTAGNLFKRVERQDDVDFPVVTGYENQAAVEAGFRKAVAFLNKLAEAKTHPNVHDIAGVHLDPVSGLSVVTTSGLCLKLGFDQYDEKLARLATVMADLERRTGRPRYAGVDLDDPSKVTVQKKEILGPAGNADSRKEYRM is encoded by the coding sequence GTGAGAACCTCGCTTCGAAATAAGCTCCTGACCCGGAGAAACCGGATGCAGCGGACCCGGGGGCCATTCCTCAGGGAAGCGCTGTCGGTCCTGCTGCTCCTGTCGGTCGTGGCGGTGATGTCGGCAACTGCGATCGGCATCTTTTACGGGATCGTACAGGCGCCCTATTTCGGGCTCCGGGAAACGGTCATCCGGGGCTGCAAAGAGATCACCGAGCAGGAGGTGCTGGCGCTGGCGGCCCTCCGGCCCTCCGTGAGCATCCTGGCTGTGAACCGCGAGAAGCTCGCCCGGCGGGTGAAGCAGAATCCCTGGGTCCGGGAGGTCTCGGTAGGCCTGGAGCTTCCCGACCGCATGGTCATCCAGGTGCACGAACGGCTCGTCCGGGCGATCGTGAAAGGGAAGGACGGGCTGTACCTCATGGATACGGCGGGGAACCTCTTCAAACGGGTGGAGAGACAAGACGACGTCGATTTCCCGGTGGTGACCGGATATGAGAACCAGGCTGCCGTGGAAGCCGGGTTCAGGAAGGCGGTGGCCTTCCTGAACAAGCTGGCGGAAGCCAAGACCCATCCCAATGTCCATGACATTGCCGGCGTTCACCTGGATCCGGTCTCCGGCCTTTCCGTCGTGACCACGTCGGGGCTGTGCCTGAAGCTGGGATTCGACCAGTACGACGAAAAGCTGGCCCGCCTCGCCACGGTCATGGCGGACCTGGAGCGGCGGACGGGACGGCCCCGGTATGCGGGGGTGGATCTGGACGACCCGTCGAAGGTGACGGTGCAGAAGAAGGAAATCCTCGGCCCGGCCGGAAACGCCGATTCGAGGAAGGAATACCGGATGTAA
- the ftsA gene encoding cell division protein FtsA — MAGKAKSFVVGLDIGTTKTCAVVGELTEQGVSIIGIGSHPSEGLRRGVVVNIESTVEGIRRAVEEAERISGCQIRSVFAGVAGAHIQGQNSLGIVAVKGREVDQDDVKRAIEAAKAVAIPLDREIIHTLPQSYTVDTQEGVRMPVGMSGVRLEAKVHLVTGSVASIQNVVKSVNRVGLDIQGIVLEQLASCLAALGEDEKDLGVALLDIGGGTTDIAVFTEGSIRHTAVLPVGGSYITSDIATGLRTPAAEAEKIKLRYGCAYPPLISKDETIEVPSVGGREPREVSRQILGRIIEARVEEILLMAQKEIVRSGYDDHLAAGVVLTGGTALLEGITELAERVFNVPVRRGCPQGVVGLADIVNSPLYATGVGLVVFGGMEAIKQQRSFRGKGQVIDRAVDRMKRWILDNF, encoded by the coding sequence ATGGCAGGGAAAGCGAAATCGTTCGTCGTCGGGCTGGACATCGGGACAACGAAGACCTGCGCCGTCGTCGGAGAATTGACGGAGCAGGGCGTGAGCATCATCGGGATCGGGTCCCATCCGTCGGAAGGCCTCCGCAGGGGCGTGGTGGTGAACATCGAGAGCACCGTCGAGGGGATCCGCCGGGCCGTGGAGGAGGCGGAGCGCATCTCCGGCTGCCAGATCCGGTCCGTTTTCGCCGGAGTCGCCGGGGCCCACATCCAGGGGCAGAACAGCCTGGGCATCGTGGCGGTGAAAGGCCGAGAGGTGGACCAGGACGACGTGAAGCGGGCCATCGAAGCGGCCAAGGCGGTGGCGATCCCCCTGGACCGGGAGATCATCCACACTCTTCCGCAGAGCTATACCGTGGATACCCAGGAGGGGGTCCGGATGCCCGTGGGGATGTCCGGCGTCCGGCTGGAGGCGAAGGTGCACCTGGTCACGGGCTCCGTCGCGTCCATCCAGAACGTCGTGAAATCGGTGAACCGGGTCGGTCTCGACATCCAGGGGATCGTCCTGGAGCAGCTCGCATCCTGTCTGGCCGCCCTCGGGGAGGACGAAAAGGACCTTGGAGTGGCCCTTCTGGACATCGGCGGCGGCACCACCGATATCGCCGTGTTCACCGAGGGAAGCATCCGCCACACCGCCGTCCTGCCCGTCGGGGGGAGCTACATCACCAGCGACATTGCCACGGGGCTCCGGACGCCGGCGGCGGAAGCGGAAAAGATCAAGCTCAGGTACGGCTGCGCCTATCCGCCGCTGATCTCCAAGGACGAGACCATCGAGGTGCCCAGCGTCGGAGGCCGGGAGCCCCGGGAGGTTTCCCGGCAGATCCTGGGGCGGATCATCGAAGCCCGGGTGGAGGAGATTCTCCTCATGGCCCAGAAGGAGATCGTTCGTTCCGGTTACGACGACCATCTGGCAGCGGGGGTGGTCCTCACGGGGGGCACGGCCCTCCTGGAAGGGATCACGGAACTGGCGGAGCGCGTGTTCAACGTCCCGGTGCGCCGGGGCTGTCCCCAGGGTGTGGTGGGCCTGGCGGACATCGTCAACAGCCCCCTGTACGCCACGGGGGTGGGACTGGTGGTATTCGGCGGCATGGAGGCAATCAAGCAACAACGGTCTTTCAGGGGCAAAGGACAGGTGATCGACCGAGCGGTGGACCGGATGAAGAGATGGATTCTTGATAACTTTTAG
- the ftsZ gene encoding cell division protein FtsZ — protein MTDPLSMAAAKIKVVGVGGGGGNAINTMISYNLQGVDFLAANTDAQALRANASPVKIQLGSEATRGLGAGADPEVGRLATMEARDEMYRHLEGADMVFITAGLGGGTGTGGAPIVADIAREMGALTVAVVTKPFQFEGKKRSIQADDGISELRKIVDTLIVVPNQRLLSLGGRGLCIPDAFKKADEILYNAVKGISDLITVPGLINLDFADVKNIMSGMGMALMGTGTASGESRAVEAAQKAISSPLLEDNTIQGAQGVLLNITGSPDITLFEVNEASTLIQSEAHEDANIIFGIVIDENLRDEIRITLIATGFDGSLGKKRLPLSGINLGSSAAEDPLKEPAWKRKQVPLESMKVVKLGLIDDNDDLERPAFLRRQAD, from the coding sequence ATGACAGATCCATTGAGCATGGCCGCGGCAAAAATCAAGGTGGTCGGCGTTGGCGGCGGCGGGGGGAACGCCATCAACACGATGATCTCCTACAACCTGCAGGGGGTGGACTTTCTCGCCGCCAACACGGACGCCCAGGCCCTGCGGGCAAACGCGTCGCCCGTGAAAATCCAGCTCGGGTCGGAGGCCACCCGGGGGCTGGGTGCGGGGGCGGATCCCGAGGTGGGACGGCTGGCGACCATGGAGGCCCGGGACGAGATGTACCGACACCTGGAGGGGGCAGACATGGTCTTCATCACCGCCGGCCTCGGAGGCGGGACGGGGACGGGCGGAGCACCCATCGTGGCGGACATTGCCCGGGAGATGGGAGCCCTGACCGTCGCCGTCGTGACCAAGCCCTTCCAGTTCGAAGGGAAGAAGCGGAGCATCCAGGCGGACGACGGGATCTCGGAGCTCCGGAAGATCGTGGACACCCTCATCGTTGTCCCGAACCAGCGGCTGCTCAGCCTCGGCGGGCGGGGGCTCTGCATCCCCGATGCCTTCAAGAAGGCCGACGAAATCCTTTACAACGCCGTCAAGGGGATCTCCGATCTCATCACCGTTCCGGGCCTCATTAACCTGGATTTCGCCGACGTGAAGAACATCATGTCCGGGATGGGGATGGCCCTCATGGGGACGGGAACGGCCAGCGGCGAGAGCCGGGCGGTGGAGGCGGCCCAGAAGGCCATCTCGTCGCCGCTCCTCGAGGACAACACGATCCAGGGTGCCCAGGGAGTGCTCCTCAACATCACGGGCAGTCCGGACATCACCCTCTTCGAGGTGAACGAGGCGTCCACCCTCATCCAGTCGGAGGCCCACGAGGATGCCAACATCATCTTCGGGATCGTCATCGACGAGAACCTGAGGGACGAGATCCGGATCACCCTCATCGCCACCGGATTCGACGGATCCCTCGGGAAAAAGCGGCTGCCCCTGTCGGGGATCAATCTCGGCTCTTCGGCCGCAGAGGATCCCCTCAAGGAGCCGGCGTGGAAGCGGAAGCAGGTTCCCCTGGAGAGCATGAAGGTGGTGAAGCTCGGCCTCATCGACGACAACGACGACCTGGAGAGGCCGGCATTCCTGAGACGCCAGGCCGACTGA
- a CDS encoding radical SAM protein → MNSWTLKQKYARLMDGEEGAIRKAWTEAATVCLAYPNAYRTGMSNLGYQVVYALLNERPDWICERTFLPDPGDEGFFSPGSIPLFSLESQRPLTDFDLLAFSVSFENDYPNILSILEMARIPLSSSQRGDRDPLVIGGGVALTLNPEPLAPFFDLFLLGEGEEMLQEFMDVFGAARRERLSREETLRKIQEEIPGAYVPSLWQVRYGPDSRVAGMEPVLPGLPGRVAVRRVREIGRFATEQVVSTAGTEFGEMFLTEVSRGCGRGCRFCAAGYLYRPPRFRPVGVLLPSIERGIAQGRKIGLLGTAVSDHPDLRFLCRAILERGGRAAIGSLRLDRLDGEMADLLAKSGVETVSLAPEAGTQRLRNVIRKGIDEDQILEAVEALIGRGISNLRLYFMTGLPTETDDDVEAIIELTRSVQHRALASSQGKRRFRRLTLSLNQFIPKPATPFQWHPLEDVRTVQGRIRRIVQAFRKERALTVLSDLPKWNYVQALLSLGDRRVADILLMVHRSGGNWTESLKAVNVNPDFYVYRRKEPDEILPWGFIDHGVSGDLLRREYRDALAGWTPPEGWGAAE, encoded by the coding sequence ATGAACTCCTGGACACTGAAGCAAAAATACGCCCGTCTGATGGACGGCGAAGAAGGGGCGATCCGAAAGGCCTGGACGGAGGCGGCCACCGTCTGTCTGGCCTACCCCAACGCCTACCGGACGGGCATGTCGAACCTGGGATACCAGGTTGTCTATGCGCTTCTGAACGAGCGTCCGGACTGGATCTGCGAACGGACATTTCTTCCCGACCCCGGGGACGAGGGCTTCTTCTCCCCGGGGTCGATCCCCCTTTTCAGCCTGGAGTCGCAGCGCCCCCTGACGGATTTCGACCTCCTGGCCTTTTCCGTCTCCTTCGAGAACGACTACCCCAACATCCTCTCGATCCTCGAAATGGCGCGGATCCCCCTTTCCTCTTCCCAGCGGGGAGACCGGGATCCCCTCGTCATCGGGGGAGGGGTCGCCCTCACCCTCAACCCGGAGCCGCTGGCGCCCTTTTTCGACCTGTTCCTCCTCGGGGAGGGAGAGGAGATGCTGCAGGAGTTCATGGACGTCTTCGGGGCGGCCCGGCGCGAGCGCCTGTCCCGGGAGGAGACCCTCCGGAAGATCCAGGAGGAGATCCCCGGGGCCTATGTGCCATCCCTCTGGCAGGTCCGCTACGGTCCGGATTCCCGGGTCGCCGGCATGGAGCCCGTGCTTCCCGGCCTCCCCGGGCGCGTGGCCGTGCGGCGGGTCCGGGAGATCGGCCGGTTTGCCACGGAGCAGGTCGTCTCCACCGCCGGGACGGAGTTCGGGGAGATGTTCCTCACCGAGGTGAGCCGGGGCTGCGGCCGGGGCTGTCGCTTCTGCGCCGCCGGTTACCTGTATCGCCCCCCTCGGTTCCGACCGGTCGGGGTCCTGCTGCCCTCCATCGAGCGGGGCATCGCACAGGGCCGGAAGATCGGCCTTCTGGGGACCGCCGTCTCGGACCACCCGGACCTGCGGTTCCTCTGCCGGGCGATCCTGGAGCGGGGCGGCCGGGCGGCGATCGGCTCCCTCCGCCTGGACCGCCTGGACGGGGAGATGGCGGATCTCCTGGCGAAGTCCGGGGTGGAGACGGTTTCCCTGGCGCCGGAGGCGGGGACACAGCGCCTGCGGAACGTGATCCGGAAAGGAATCGACGAAGACCAGATTCTGGAGGCCGTGGAGGCGCTCATCGGCCGGGGCATTTCCAACCTCCGGCTCTACTTCATGACGGGCCTTCCCACCGAGACGGACGACGACGTCGAGGCAATCATCGAGCTGACACGGTCGGTGCAGCATCGCGCCCTGGCCTCTTCGCAGGGAAAGCGGCGGTTTCGCCGCCTCACCCTGAGCCTCAACCAGTTCATCCCCAAGCCGGCGACGCCCTTCCAGTGGCACCCCCTGGAGGACGTCCGGACCGTCCAGGGGCGGATCCGGCGCATCGTCCAGGCCTTCCGGAAGGAGCGGGCCTTGACGGTCCTCTCGGACCTGCCGAAATGGAACTACGTCCAGGCCCTCCTGTCGCTGGGAGACCGCCGAGTGGCGGACATCCTCCTCATGGTCCACCGCTCCGGCGGCAACTGGACGGAGTCGCTGAAGGCGGTCAACGTCAACCCGGATTTCTATGTCTACCGCCGGAAGGAGCCCGATGAGATCCTGCCCTGGGGCTTCATCGACCACGGCGTTTCCGGGGACCTGCTCCGGAGGGAGTACCGGGACGCCCTGGCAGGATGGACGCCCCCGGAGGGGTGGGGGGCGGCGGAATGA
- a CDS encoding DMT family transporter — protein MTNPGQAHAATRGVYLRLFLTAVLWGGTFVAARVAAREAGPFAGSFLRFFAACLLLVPLVFHREGPGLRLRGRQIFWVALLGLTGVFGYNFFFFQGLKTVTASRASLIVANNPVFIALFAALIFRERMTGTRLAGIFLSLAGAVTVITRGNPAEILHGGIGIGELSILGCVASWVAYSLIGKAAMDGMSPLLAVTASCVTGMLFLLPPAVAEGMIGQAPGYGWATWAGIAYLGVFGTVLGFLWYYEGIRVIGPSRAGIFINFVPVSGVILGWLILGETIDLSLLAGAVMVVGGVALVNRTPPATRAGRPDPRGTPGS, from the coding sequence ATGACGAATCCAGGGCAGGCGCACGCCGCGACCCGGGGGGTTTACCTGCGGCTCTTCCTGACGGCCGTCCTGTGGGGCGGGACTTTCGTCGCCGCCCGCGTCGCCGCCCGGGAGGCGGGTCCCTTTGCCGGGTCGTTCCTGCGCTTCTTTGCCGCCTGTCTTCTCCTGGTGCCCCTGGTCTTTCATCGGGAAGGCCCGGGACTCCGGCTCCGGGGCCGCCAGATTTTCTGGGTCGCCCTCCTGGGCCTGACGGGGGTCTTCGGCTACAACTTCTTTTTCTTCCAGGGACTGAAGACCGTGACCGCCAGCCGGGCATCCCTCATCGTGGCGAACAACCCCGTCTTCATCGCCCTCTTCGCGGCGCTGATCTTCCGCGAGCGGATGACCGGCACCCGGCTGGCGGGGATCTTCCTGTCCCTGGCCGGGGCCGTCACGGTCATCACCCGGGGGAACCCGGCGGAGATCCTCCACGGGGGGATCGGAATCGGTGAGCTTTCCATCCTGGGGTGCGTGGCGAGCTGGGTGGCCTATTCGCTCATCGGGAAGGCCGCCATGGACGGGATGAGCCCTCTCCTGGCGGTGACGGCCTCCTGTGTCACGGGGATGCTCTTCCTCCTCCCGCCGGCGGTTGCGGAGGGTATGATCGGGCAGGCCCCGGGCTACGGCTGGGCGACCTGGGCGGGGATCGCCTACCTCGGCGTGTTCGGGACGGTTCTCGGCTTTCTCTGGTACTACGAGGGAATCCGGGTGATCGGCCCGTCCCGGGCGGGGATCTTCATCAACTTCGTCCCCGTCAGCGGCGTCATCCTGGGCTGGCTGATCCTGGGCGAGACGATCGACCTGTCGCTCCTGGCCGGGGCGGTTATGGTGGTCGGGGGCGTGGCCCTCGTCAACCGCACCCCGCCGGCTACCAGGGCAGGTCGCCCAGACCCTCGAGGAACGCCAGGCAGTTGA
- a CDS encoding histone deacetylase family protein, producing MNVIFHEDFYQTYTSDPAAEPGRMESIVSVLDGRVDFLRAEPAAGADIAAVHTDTHIHHVSAYGLYDLAALAAGATIQAAMIGLEEPAFALVRPPGHHASAGRSWGFCYFNNMAVAVTKLRREERIERAFILDIDLHFGDGTVNILGSSGFTTIVNPTASRASDYLRQVEEALPSEGVDLIAVSAGFDYGKGDWGGVLAPEDYREIGRMVQEAAIDCGAGCFAVLEGGYNHRVLGINCLAFLEGLGDLPW from the coding sequence ATGAACGTGATCTTTCACGAAGACTTCTACCAGACCTACACCTCGGACCCGGCGGCGGAGCCGGGCCGGATGGAGTCGATCGTCAGCGTCCTCGACGGCCGGGTGGACTTCCTCCGGGCCGAGCCCGCCGCCGGGGCGGACATCGCCGCCGTCCACACGGACACCCACATCCACCACGTTAGCGCTTACGGCCTCTACGACCTGGCGGCCCTCGCCGCCGGCGCGACCATCCAGGCGGCCATGATCGGGCTGGAGGAGCCGGCCTTCGCGCTGGTCCGCCCGCCGGGACACCACGCCTCGGCCGGCCGCTCCTGGGGCTTCTGCTACTTCAACAACATGGCCGTGGCGGTGACGAAGCTCAGGCGGGAGGAGCGGATCGAGCGGGCCTTCATCCTGGACATCGACCTCCACTTCGGGGACGGGACGGTCAACATCCTCGGCTCGTCGGGCTTCACGACCATCGTCAACCCCACTGCCTCCCGGGCCTCGGACTATCTCCGGCAGGTGGAGGAGGCCCTCCCCTCGGAGGGGGTGGACCTGATCGCCGTGTCCGCCGGGTTCGACTACGGGAAGGGAGACTGGGGCGGCGTCCTGGCCCCGGAGGACTACCGTGAGATCGGAAGGATGGTCCAGGAGGCGGCCATCGACTGCGGCGCCGGCTGCTTCGCCGTCCTGGAGGGCGGATACAATCATCGCGTCCTGGGCATCAACTGCCTGGCGTTCCTCGAGGGTCTGGGCGACCTGCCCTGGTAG
- a CDS encoding RNA methyltransferase, giving the protein MAYDQVLEERIRVVVDRWKDLSAKRMFGGVCFLLKGNMMCGIWKDSLIVRVGLEGFQKALDAPHAQPFDVTGRPMAGWVMVGPRGVEKDADLKAWLGKARAFVRTLPAKAGKETP; this is encoded by the coding sequence ATGGCGTATGACCAGGTGCTGGAGGAGCGTATCCGGGTCGTTGTCGACCGATGGAAGGACCTGTCGGCGAAGAGGATGTTCGGCGGGGTCTGTTTCCTCCTGAAAGGCAACATGATGTGCGGCATCTGGAAGGACTCCCTCATCGTCCGGGTGGGACTGGAAGGGTTTCAGAAGGCCCTGGACGCACCCCACGCACAGCCCTTCGACGTGACCGGCCGGCCCATGGCGGGTTGGGTCATGGTGGGCCCCCGGGGGGTCGAGAAAGACGCCGACCTCAAGGCCTGGCTCGGGAAAGCGCGGGCCTTCGTCCGGACGCTTCCGGCCAAGGCGGGAAAGGAGACCCCATGA